From Opitutia bacterium, one genomic window encodes:
- the hisH gene encoding imidazole glycerol phosphate synthase subunit HisH: MSRRGIGIVDYGVGNHTSVWRTLYALGYRCKVTRNPAELDAMDLLVLPGVGAFPAAMQAMHARGLADYVRRAAAAGRPLLGICLGMQLLADSSIEYGETAGLGLIPGRVDAIGPGTSHIGWNTIEAAATDPMLGRSAGESFYFNHTYAVACPPEFAVAHATLGRRFPVITRRGRIVGVQFHPEKSQHAGRQLLGDIIGGLLDA, encoded by the coding sequence GTGAGCCGCCGCGGCATCGGCATCGTCGACTACGGCGTGGGCAACCACACCTCCGTGTGGCGCACGCTCTATGCGCTCGGCTACCGCTGCAAGGTCACGCGCAACCCCGCGGAACTCGACGCCATGGACCTGCTCGTTCTGCCCGGCGTCGGGGCCTTCCCCGCCGCGATGCAAGCCATGCACGCGCGCGGCCTCGCCGACTACGTGCGCCGCGCCGCCGCCGCCGGCCGGCCGCTGCTCGGCATCTGCCTCGGCATGCAACTCCTCGCCGACTCCTCGATCGAATACGGCGAGACCGCCGGTCTCGGCCTGATTCCCGGCCGCGTCGACGCCATCGGTCCCGGCACCTCGCACATCGGCTGGAACACGATCGAAGCCGCCGCCACCGACCCGATGCTCGGCCGCAGCGCGGGCGAGTCGTTTTATTTCAACCACACCTACGCAGTCGCCTGCCCGCCTGAGTTCGCCGTCGCGCACGCGACGCTCGGTCGCCGTTTCCCGGTGATCACGCGCCGCGGCCGCATCGTCGGCGTCCAGTTTCACCCGGAGAAAAGCCAGCACGCCGGCCGGCAACTGCTCGGCGACATCATCGGAGGACTGCTCGATGCTTAA